One segment of Streptomyces sp. NBC_00576 DNA contains the following:
- a CDS encoding alpha/beta hydrolase family protein, protein MSETPVLSIAPVVLPTPDRPVDLRIRVSAPMAGDELPVILLSHGQGYSNNLSSLNGYAPLVNYWAAHGFVVIQPTHLSSTTLTLPSDTPGAPMYWRSRAEDMTRILDRLDEIEAAVPQLAGRLDRGRVAVIGHSMGGHTASLLLGARLADPDDGAEVNLTEPRIRAGVLLAAPGRGGDALTPHVTENWPFFSTTDFSRMTTPALVVAGDKDASAFLTVMGPDWHTDPYVLAPGPKSLLTLFDAEHGLGGISGYDVAETTDESPARVSVVQRLTWAYLRTELYPGDPAWQTARDELAAGSDPLGQVESK, encoded by the coding sequence ATGAGCGAAACACCCGTCCTCTCCATCGCTCCGGTAGTGCTGCCGACCCCCGACCGGCCAGTGGACCTGCGGATACGGGTCTCCGCTCCCATGGCCGGGGACGAACTGCCCGTCATCCTCCTCTCGCACGGCCAGGGTTACTCCAACAACCTCTCCTCGCTGAACGGTTACGCCCCCCTCGTCAACTACTGGGCGGCGCACGGCTTCGTCGTCATCCAGCCCACCCATCTCAGCTCGACGACGCTGACCCTGCCCTCCGACACCCCCGGGGCGCCCATGTACTGGCGGTCACGCGCCGAGGACATGACGCGCATCCTCGACCGGCTCGACGAGATCGAGGCCGCCGTCCCGCAGCTCGCCGGGCGCCTGGACCGGGGCAGGGTCGCAGTGATCGGGCATTCGATGGGCGGGCACACCGCGAGCCTGCTGCTGGGCGCCCGGCTCGCCGACCCGGACGACGGGGCGGAAGTGAACCTGACCGAGCCCCGGATCAGGGCGGGCGTGCTGCTCGCCGCGCCCGGACGGGGAGGCGACGCCCTCACCCCGCACGTCACGGAGAACTGGCCCTTCTTCTCGACCACGGACTTCTCCCGCATGACGACACCCGCGCTCGTGGTCGCCGGCGACAAGGACGCCTCCGCCTTCCTGACGGTCATGGGCCCGGACTGGCACACAGACCCCTACGTCCTCGCCCCGGGCCCCAAGTCCCTGCTCACGCTGTTCGACGCGGAGCACGGCCTCGGCGGTATCTCCGGATACGACGTCGCCGAGACCACGGACGAGAGCCCGGCCCGGGTGTCCGTGGTCCAACGGCTCACCTGGGCCTACCTCCGCACCGAGCTCTACCCCGGGGACCCCGCCTGGCAGACGGCGCGCGACGAACTGGCGGCCGGCTCCGACCCGCTCGGGCAGGTCGAGTCCAAGTGA